A genomic window from Carassius auratus strain Wakin chromosome 45, ASM336829v1, whole genome shotgun sequence includes:
- the LOC113063267 gene encoding desmocollin-3-like isoform X2, whose protein sequence is MSAALRRAQRTLSQHVWEIDAVKCSAVQRNSTHTHGRMYDRALFALCLLTLVLLQSAASCEVRPVLAQVPKRLPAGYVISEVTLKGCAAKPVAFTSSDPDFAVNTDGSIITVHGLEITTKQFSVLVQDENRLDWRVDIILSCKDELSQKSSSAAHKRTKRRWRPLPFSVVENDIPPFPKQLERIASDSAVNYSVYYEISGQGVTTDPKGLFILSKYSGMLSVTRAVDREQYPQFNFIARVFDLSGKETDQFLPITVNVEDQNDNAPEFIGGRFFTVEERCRAGTVIGQVNATDKDQANTARTLIKFTLHNATDMFSIGPSNGIITAKTNTLDREAQDKVYVEIEIRDMGGDPNGLFSRGTFVITLTDVNDNAPTFKEKLYKAKVQENQENVLVTRIPVEDKDLVNTPNWKALFEVTKGNESGNFRMETDPKTNEGLLYVIKGLDFEKTPLVNLEITARNEVPLVGTDTKWLSVPLELSVGDEDEGPEFNPDIIYLKVKENVANGTIIGTCKALDPENKNSNGIKYYKMTDPGNWITVVENTGELKTANTIDRESPLVHQDMYNITIRAVDESKKTGKGMVIIQIEDVNDNMPVILNPNPIVCNKDDKLSSVLVEAVDMDKSPYSTPFIFELGADHDGKWKLKDATASSVVLEQAEAMPTGLYSVPLLVKDLQGFGKEQTVNVRVCTCEREEYGMGVCGARSASASLGSLGILALVLSGLLLLLLSLLLIFICSTRREKLYISDDTGTGGMLLKSNTEAPGEEVKDGALMMIPGVGAEVVDGSLQSGLMESKNMTLASGRYGQFFQGGGMYNTTNQGFGTENFYSSGRFENNLYGNNTLQKSSNMSAQDTWKTNGFYLDRKLAYFGDEEEGRYADDLLKTYGDEGMGSPAGSVGCCSLLGEPESVDFLNTLGPKFKPLADICYTTNRTGN, encoded by the exons ATGAGTGCCGCGCTGCGCCGCGCCCAGAGGACTTTATCCCAGCACGTCTGGGAGATAGATGCAGTAAAGTGCAGTGCAGTCCAGAgaaattcaacacacacacacggaaggATGTATGACCGCGCGCTGTTCGCTCTCTGCCTGCTTACTTTG GTGCTGCTTCAGAGTGCTGCGTCTTGTGAGGTGAGGCCTGTGCTCGCTCAGGTTCCTAAGAGGCTGCCCGCCGGTTATGTCATTTCCGAAG TAACTCTCAAAGGCTGTGCGGCCAAACCTGTGGCCTTTACTTCCAGTGACCCTGACTTCGCTGTAAATACAGATGGATCCATTATCACAGTTCATGGTTTGGAGATTACAACAAAGCAGTTTTCTGTCCTGGTGCAGGATGAGAACAGACTGGATTGGAGGGTGGACATTATCCTGTCCTGTAAAGATGAG CTATCTCAGAAGTCCAGCAGTGCGGCTCATAAGCGTACTAAGAGAAGATGGAGACCGTTGCCTTTCTCTGTTGTTGAGAATGACATCCCTCCTTTCCCAAAGCAACTGGAGAGG ATTGCATCTGATTCTGCAGTAAATTACTCAGTGTATTATGAGATCAGTGGACAGGGTGTGACCACAGATCCTAAGGGCTTATTTATTCTGAGCAAGTATAGCGGCATGCTGAGTGTGACCAGGGCCGTTGACCGTGAGCAGTACCCACAATTCAAT TTTATAGCTCGTGTGTTTGACTTAAGTGGCAAGGAAACAGATCAATTTCTGCCCATCACTGTGAATGTGGAGGATCAGAATGATAATGCCCCTGAATTCATAGGAGGTCGATTCTTCACCGTAGAAGAGCGGTGCAGGGCAG GAACTGTAATAGGACAAGTGAATGCCACTGATAAGGATCAGGCTAACACTGCCCGCACCTTGATCAAGTTTACTCTGCACAATGCTACTGACATGTTCTCCATTGGTCCTTCTAATGGAATAATAACTGCTAAAACCAACACCTTAGACAGAGAG GCTCAGGACAAAGTCTACGTTGAAATAGAGATCAGAGATATGGGCGGAGACCCTAATGGGCTCTTCAGCAGAGGAACATTTGTGATTACTCTCACAGACGTTAATGATAACGCTCCTACCTTTAAGGAGAAGCTG taCAAAGCCAAGGTTCAGGAGAACCAGGAAAATGTGCTAGTCACTAGGATCCCAGTGGAAGATAAGGACTTGGTGAACACCCCTAACTGGAAGGCCCTGTTTGAGGTCACCAAAGGAAATGAGAGTGGCAACTTCAGGATGGAGACAGACCCCAAAACCAATGAGGGGCTTCTGTATGTGATAAAG GGATTGGATTTTGAAAAAACTCCACTGGTGAATCTGGAAATAACTGCCCGTAATGAGGTTCCATTGGTTGGGACTGACACTAAATGGCTCTCTGTGCCACTCGAGCTCAGTGTGGGAGATGAAGATGAAGGTCCAGAGTTCAACCCTGACATTATATATCTCAAAGTCAAGGAGAACGTTGCCAATGGAACCATCATTGGAACCTGTAAAGCTCTGGACCCTGAAAATAAGAACAGCAATGGAATAAA GTACTATAAGATGACTGACCCAGGCAACTGGATCACTGTGGTGGAGAACACTGGAGAACTGAAAACAGCCAATACTATCGATCGAGAATCACCTTTGGTCCACCAGGATATGTACAACATAACCATCAGAGCTGTGGATGAGA GTAAGAAGACAGGAAAGGGGATGGTTATAATCCAGATCGAAGACGTGAATGATAACATGCCTGTGATTTTGAATCCAAACCCGATCGTGTGTAATAAGGATGATAAGCTGAGCTCAGTTCTGGTTGAAGCTGTGGACATGGACAAGTCACCTTACTCTACTCCCTTCATTTTCGAACTTGGAGCAGATCACGATGGGAAGTGGAAACTGAAGGATGCTACAG CATCATCTGTGGTGCTGGAACAGGCTGAGGCCATGCCTACCGGTCTCTACAGTGTCCCTCTCTTGGTGAAGGATCTACAGGGATTCGGGAAAGAACAGACCGTGAATGTGCGAGTGTGCACCTGTGAGAGGGAGGAATATGGGATGGGAGTATGTGGAGCTCGGAGTGCCTCGGCCTCTTTGGGCAGTTTGGGAATCCTTGCCTTAGTTCTTTCTGGCCTGCTGCTGCTACTCTTAA GTCTGTTGCTCATCTTCATATGCAGTACTAGGAGAGAAAAGCTGTACATCAGTGATGACACAGGAACAGGAGGAATGCTGCTGAAATCAAACACTGAGGCTCCTGGTGAAGAAGTG AAAGATGGAGCTTTGATGATGATTCCTGGGGTAGGGGCAGAGGTAGTGGACGGGTCACTACAGAGCGGCCTCATGGAAAGTAAGAACATGACTTTAGCTTCAGGACGCTACGGGCAGTTTTTCCAGGGAGGAGGCATGTACAACACCACCAATCAGGGGTTTGGGACAGAAAATTTCTACTCATCCGGACGCTTTGAAAACAACTTGTATGGCAACAACACGTTACAGAAATCATCAAATATGAGTGCTCAGGACACATGGAAAACCAATGGGTTCTACTTGGACAGA aaactggCTTACTTTGGAGATGAGGAGGAGGGGCGGTATGCGGATGACCTGCTGAAGACTTATGGGGATGAGGGGATGGGATCTCCTGCAGGCTCTGTAGGATGTTGTAGCCTCTTGGGTGAGCCGGAATCAGTGGACTTTTTGAACACTCTTGGCCCCAAATTCAAACCACTGGCTGACATCTGCTACACGACGAATCGAACCGGAAACTAA
- the LOC113063267 gene encoding desmocollin-3-like isoform X1, which translates to MSAALRRAQRTLSQHVWEIDAVKCSAVQRNSTHTHGRMYDRALFALCLLTLVLLQSAASCEVRPVLAQVPKRLPAGYVISEGKEELTLKGCAAKPVAFTSSDPDFAVNTDGSIITVHGLEITTKQFSVLVQDENRLDWRVDIILSCKDELSQKSSSAAHKRTKRRWRPLPFSVVENDIPPFPKQLERIASDSAVNYSVYYEISGQGVTTDPKGLFILSKYSGMLSVTRAVDREQYPQFNFIARVFDLSGKETDQFLPITVNVEDQNDNAPEFIGGRFFTVEERCRAGTVIGQVNATDKDQANTARTLIKFTLHNATDMFSIGPSNGIITAKTNTLDREAQDKVYVEIEIRDMGGDPNGLFSRGTFVITLTDVNDNAPTFKEKLYKAKVQENQENVLVTRIPVEDKDLVNTPNWKALFEVTKGNESGNFRMETDPKTNEGLLYVIKGLDFEKTPLVNLEITARNEVPLVGTDTKWLSVPLELSVGDEDEGPEFNPDIIYLKVKENVANGTIIGTCKALDPENKNSNGIKYYKMTDPGNWITVVENTGELKTANTIDRESPLVHQDMYNITIRAVDESKKTGKGMVIIQIEDVNDNMPVILNPNPIVCNKDDKLSSVLVEAVDMDKSPYSTPFIFELGADHDGKWKLKDATASSVVLEQAEAMPTGLYSVPLLVKDLQGFGKEQTVNVRVCTCEREEYGMGVCGARSASASLGSLGILALVLSGLLLLLLSLLLIFICSTRREKLYISDDTGTGGMLLKSNTEAPGEEVKDGALMMIPGVGAEVVDGSLQSGLMESKNMTLASGRYGQFFQGGGMYNTTNQGFGTENFYSSGRFENNLYGNNTLQKSSNMSAQDTWKTNGFYLDRKLAYFGDEEEGRYADDLLKTYGDEGMGSPAGSVGCCSLLGEPESVDFLNTLGPKFKPLADICYTTNRTGN; encoded by the exons ATGAGTGCCGCGCTGCGCCGCGCCCAGAGGACTTTATCCCAGCACGTCTGGGAGATAGATGCAGTAAAGTGCAGTGCAGTCCAGAgaaattcaacacacacacacggaaggATGTATGACCGCGCGCTGTTCGCTCTCTGCCTGCTTACTTTG GTGCTGCTTCAGAGTGCTGCGTCTTGTGAGGTGAGGCCTGTGCTCGCTCAGGTTCCTAAGAGGCTGCCCGCCGGTTATGTCATTTCCGAAGGCAAGGAGGAAT TAACTCTCAAAGGCTGTGCGGCCAAACCTGTGGCCTTTACTTCCAGTGACCCTGACTTCGCTGTAAATACAGATGGATCCATTATCACAGTTCATGGTTTGGAGATTACAACAAAGCAGTTTTCTGTCCTGGTGCAGGATGAGAACAGACTGGATTGGAGGGTGGACATTATCCTGTCCTGTAAAGATGAG CTATCTCAGAAGTCCAGCAGTGCGGCTCATAAGCGTACTAAGAGAAGATGGAGACCGTTGCCTTTCTCTGTTGTTGAGAATGACATCCCTCCTTTCCCAAAGCAACTGGAGAGG ATTGCATCTGATTCTGCAGTAAATTACTCAGTGTATTATGAGATCAGTGGACAGGGTGTGACCACAGATCCTAAGGGCTTATTTATTCTGAGCAAGTATAGCGGCATGCTGAGTGTGACCAGGGCCGTTGACCGTGAGCAGTACCCACAATTCAAT TTTATAGCTCGTGTGTTTGACTTAAGTGGCAAGGAAACAGATCAATTTCTGCCCATCACTGTGAATGTGGAGGATCAGAATGATAATGCCCCTGAATTCATAGGAGGTCGATTCTTCACCGTAGAAGAGCGGTGCAGGGCAG GAACTGTAATAGGACAAGTGAATGCCACTGATAAGGATCAGGCTAACACTGCCCGCACCTTGATCAAGTTTACTCTGCACAATGCTACTGACATGTTCTCCATTGGTCCTTCTAATGGAATAATAACTGCTAAAACCAACACCTTAGACAGAGAG GCTCAGGACAAAGTCTACGTTGAAATAGAGATCAGAGATATGGGCGGAGACCCTAATGGGCTCTTCAGCAGAGGAACATTTGTGATTACTCTCACAGACGTTAATGATAACGCTCCTACCTTTAAGGAGAAGCTG taCAAAGCCAAGGTTCAGGAGAACCAGGAAAATGTGCTAGTCACTAGGATCCCAGTGGAAGATAAGGACTTGGTGAACACCCCTAACTGGAAGGCCCTGTTTGAGGTCACCAAAGGAAATGAGAGTGGCAACTTCAGGATGGAGACAGACCCCAAAACCAATGAGGGGCTTCTGTATGTGATAAAG GGATTGGATTTTGAAAAAACTCCACTGGTGAATCTGGAAATAACTGCCCGTAATGAGGTTCCATTGGTTGGGACTGACACTAAATGGCTCTCTGTGCCACTCGAGCTCAGTGTGGGAGATGAAGATGAAGGTCCAGAGTTCAACCCTGACATTATATATCTCAAAGTCAAGGAGAACGTTGCCAATGGAACCATCATTGGAACCTGTAAAGCTCTGGACCCTGAAAATAAGAACAGCAATGGAATAAA GTACTATAAGATGACTGACCCAGGCAACTGGATCACTGTGGTGGAGAACACTGGAGAACTGAAAACAGCCAATACTATCGATCGAGAATCACCTTTGGTCCACCAGGATATGTACAACATAACCATCAGAGCTGTGGATGAGA GTAAGAAGACAGGAAAGGGGATGGTTATAATCCAGATCGAAGACGTGAATGATAACATGCCTGTGATTTTGAATCCAAACCCGATCGTGTGTAATAAGGATGATAAGCTGAGCTCAGTTCTGGTTGAAGCTGTGGACATGGACAAGTCACCTTACTCTACTCCCTTCATTTTCGAACTTGGAGCAGATCACGATGGGAAGTGGAAACTGAAGGATGCTACAG CATCATCTGTGGTGCTGGAACAGGCTGAGGCCATGCCTACCGGTCTCTACAGTGTCCCTCTCTTGGTGAAGGATCTACAGGGATTCGGGAAAGAACAGACCGTGAATGTGCGAGTGTGCACCTGTGAGAGGGAGGAATATGGGATGGGAGTATGTGGAGCTCGGAGTGCCTCGGCCTCTTTGGGCAGTTTGGGAATCCTTGCCTTAGTTCTTTCTGGCCTGCTGCTGCTACTCTTAA GTCTGTTGCTCATCTTCATATGCAGTACTAGGAGAGAAAAGCTGTACATCAGTGATGACACAGGAACAGGAGGAATGCTGCTGAAATCAAACACTGAGGCTCCTGGTGAAGAAGTG AAAGATGGAGCTTTGATGATGATTCCTGGGGTAGGGGCAGAGGTAGTGGACGGGTCACTACAGAGCGGCCTCATGGAAAGTAAGAACATGACTTTAGCTTCAGGACGCTACGGGCAGTTTTTCCAGGGAGGAGGCATGTACAACACCACCAATCAGGGGTTTGGGACAGAAAATTTCTACTCATCCGGACGCTTTGAAAACAACTTGTATGGCAACAACACGTTACAGAAATCATCAAATATGAGTGCTCAGGACACATGGAAAACCAATGGGTTCTACTTGGACAGA aaactggCTTACTTTGGAGATGAGGAGGAGGGGCGGTATGCGGATGACCTGCTGAAGACTTATGGGGATGAGGGGATGGGATCTCCTGCAGGCTCTGTAGGATGTTGTAGCCTCTTGGGTGAGCCGGAATCAGTGGACTTTTTGAACACTCTTGGCCCCAAATTCAAACCACTGGCTGACATCTGCTACACGACGAATCGAACCGGAAACTAA